In Rutidosis leptorrhynchoides isolate AG116_Rl617_1_P2 chromosome 6, CSIRO_AGI_Rlap_v1, whole genome shotgun sequence, the DNA window GTTAACATTTTTAAGTTGAGAATTTTAATAAATTTTGTGTTTATGAGTTTAATAATGGTGTGTAGGTGTATAAATACACAAAAAAGGTGTATAATTACATACAAAAAAAAATCAGCTCACAATGTCGTTCGGAAAGCTTTCCTGGATGACATGTCGTCCGGAAAGAAAACCACGCCAAAATTTTGCAGTCAATTTTTTTGGAGCCATTTTATCTGACAGTCACCTTTCCGGAAGACATGTGGTTGTCCGTGAAAGTTGGTCAACATTTCAGGAAAAAGCGAGGTAGAAAAGCAGATTTTTTTGTCGTGTAGCCGACTTTCCCGGACGACATATGTCGTCTGGAAAGGTGTCGTTGCGAATAATCATTTTTCTAGTAgtgaatttaatgtatatatagacCAATAGGGATATGTaatcaaaaaaaaacaaaaaaactttATGCATACAATGTAGTAATTTGGATAAGGAAGTCCTAACATTTTAAataaatactagtgaaatgactcgtgaaatcacgcatttgtttaaacgaaacaatttagtaacatgttttaggtattaagtaaatgtaaatcataaagtcatttattttaatgacccgtttgactaagaaacttgacgttgtttttacaaatatatagagacatgtattttcgcgtacatatataacgtaagtaatttcgtaaaaaaaatccatatttgaatattaataatataataattataattataattataattattatatgaaaagtaaataataataataaagttcgctcaaagttgagtatttatatttttaataataataataattattagtaataataataaatgccttttaaattttttcaaaaaattaaaattacaatttaggagagattagtatttccttttttAAAAGATTTCGtataattttttaattaaattaatatataattatgacatcatcactataaaaattaaagagtaattaacctaatgatgacatcatcattttagagttaTATgactatactagtgaaatgacccgtggaatcacgggtttggtTAAATAAAATAGTTTAACGATGTtttttatgtattaagtgaacgtaaatgctaaagtcatataGTTTAATGACACGTGGAACCACATATTCtaactaagaaacttgtcattgtttttacaaacatattgatatacttaacttagtcagaataaatgaactacatttattctcccaccacttactttcaattttgatcacaattattatttttcttatcataaaatttacattacaacattttattgagacatgtatttcgcatacatatgtaacgtaattaatcccgtaaagaaaacctatatttgaataataataataataatgtaataatactccctccgtccgacTACAAGTATCCGGTTATTTTTTGCACAAAGTTTTAGGAAATTCCATTAGCTTCATTCTCCAccgatcagaaatcttctctctctccagaataacctcttctgattGATTGAAATATCAAGTAGATACTTGAAATGTGACAACAAAAAATAGAAAGGtggatcattatcattttcattattgtagtAATATCGTTGTATATGTATGTAAATCAGTATTGTTATCTCATCATATTGTTGGTCAAAACAATAACTGAAGTGCTACTTGTGATGTGAGCAAAAGAAGTAAACAATTGTAATTAGTTAGATATACATATCAATTTTTTTACGAAACGTGATTTATAGTATCTGTAGCCTATCAATTAAAAGAAattaacaacaataaaaaaaattcagTCAGCTAAAGATATATAAAGATAATTAATAGTGATCACATTATGTATTCTCACCTTATAATAGCTTTATACCATTGAGGAGAAGTAGATGATTAACATGTATCGATTATGGTAGTTAATATCATAGTACATAACTCGGAGAAGAAAAAAAAGCAAGCATGAATAATTGCAGCTAAAAAAATTAGGGCATAAATACGTATCACATTAAGATTGAATAAATGAGTAAATATGATGAGTTTATATGTTTAAAATGGGCTAATATGATATAATTATGTTTAATTgggtaaatatgttattattaagTTAAGAATGCTATATATGATAAAAaccctaaataaataataaaatatttaattaatgttaatgacattatcaagatggcttagatttttttctttttatttttgattttttcttaacaaaggaaatagtctaataatgaaatcatcattttagaattttaatagaaactatagatagatagatatagatgcAAACTTTAAAAATTGATATAGAAACTCTCATTTTGTAAACATGAATATAATCACGATTCACGAACCCCGTGTGTATACGCGGGTCTAAAGTCTATTATACTTATAAACTAGTAACTAGTTTGATTGTCCTCGTATAATAAACTCACTATTTTCTCTGTATACATGCTCTTACCTCTAACTTGATTTGTTGCTCTTCCCTATCTGAAAACAGCTTAACTAAGTTCCTTGGAATTACTAATCCATCTAGACTGTCGCAAATTTCGTTGTTACTGTCACGAATACTCCTCACGACCCCTTCCCATGTCAATCTCCGACCATTTCCACTGATTTCTAAAGAGTAGCTAAATCTCTTTGCTTCTGTGTCCTCTCCCATGAATCGTATAAATGCTATGTAGCACGGAACCGCACCTAGAAGAAAATCTTCAAATTGATAACAAAAATGATCGCTGTAGCGGTTACATACCTAAACAATATTTCAATAAAATGTTTAGAGGTTTAAGAAATACATGAACATTTAGGAGTTATGTTTATAGGTTAATTTAACTAGTAACATGACTTTGTAACTTACAAGCAACATCCCTTTAACATTATCCTTCTCTTGTAGTTGAACATAACTATATTCGAACACAGATCCACGTGACATGTCAAAGTTGTCAACATTATGATCATCCTTAAGATGCGTTACAAGTCGTGTAATGCTGCCTTTGATCGAGCATTTAGAGCCAGAGTAAGGACAATCATAGGCAAGTTCATATGGTTTCGATAAACTCAATGGTTCTGCTACTTTCTCCAAAGCTAAGCACCTTATGCTACCTATTTTGAGACGGCATACTGGGCAACAACTTTTCAATCGGGTTATACACATTGGGCAAAAGGTGTGGCCATTTGGGCACTACATGAAATAAATTTTAATAACATCATTATtataagtgcataatatgaagaaacCAAACACAATTATTCAAGACATATTGTTATATTTGGATCATGTTAGTAATCACTCGTATTAGGAATTATGTTCCATGTACGTACCAACGATAAATGCATCTACATGTACGAAAATTACATTTAATTACAATTTGCAGCATTTCATGAGCGGTTGCAATTAAAAAGATACTCGTATATACTAGCAACATATCAGAGCCGCAGATTGAGGCCTGCAAAGTGGCCTAATATCCAAAAGGGCTCAAAAAATATCGTCTaacattacatacatatacatagttCAATTTATTTATTAAGAATTTAAATATGTCAAAATAAAATACCCAATATAACTGGTTAGTGAAAAACCTTTTTATATTAAAAACCTTTTTATATAAaagatcatttttattattttatttatatttattgaaCATGCTCATAAAATTAACGAGAGCACCCTGCAACATATATACCTGGCGAATCGGCGAGGACATAAATTCAGTGCAGACAGGACATTCAAGAAGCTCGTATACATTGTCTAAAACCAATTGATGTTTCTCACTTTCTTGTGAaactattagttcacagtaattcaactatgaacaccagactcttaatttcacacaaacaataggaattaaagtgcagaaaattaagagaacacgaattagaagaaaaccaataatatattaagcacaatcgtgtttttgatatatatatgaaaactgcaaacataaacgtgtatttatacaagaagaaccaaatcttccagatttggtttcttaacaaactactctacaaaataggaaaagatatacaaggatcaaagctaaacttaaggagattaattctggaagataaacacaaaaacgcatcatcatatatcttctaaatataaaagagatcttccagaatcttcaaatggctttatcaacaagaaatcattcggcagttgacttttgaaaacttcagactctaacatcatctgctcctcagactctaacatcatcagactctaaaatctgcaaaatactttgactcatcagattaactttcccaacaatctccccctatctgatgatgtcaaaacaattCAAGCTACTAACCCATCAACTTCTTGACCTCTCTTTCAATCAGCTTGCACTTATGCTTCATGTGTGAGATCTTCTTCATCATACTGATCTTGCTGTACAAGTGCATCAACAACTTTCTTCGAAAAGGTAAGGTCTGCAGAGATTCACACCTTGTCATCAAACTTAATAGCAGCTCAATATTAGCATCCTCAAACTGATCCACTCTAATCAACATTCTCCTTCCATTAGAAGTTTTAACCAGCAATgcatccaaatactcaacataaAAATCATCTATAAACTCCATATGTTCAGGAACAGCATATGTATCAACTATCCTCTTgacccttctttctttctttctcaaatTAAAGGCTTCACAGAAAACTTCATAATCCTTCAAACTAataaacccttcttcaaacacCAGATGCACAAACATAAAAATCCTCTTAAACACCTCACTTAAAATCACCCTGTCACCTTCACAACCTCTCAAACCAAATGCAATTCCTCTCCATTCACAAAATCCTAACCTCAATATTTGATTCAACTTCACCCTTAATCTTTTAtcagaagcatgagataaagtcagaAACAAACACACTCCATCATACTCAGTCCTATCAATTTCAACCTTCAACACTTCTCCTTCATACCTTCTAAATCTAAACCTTTTATTCAACTTAGCTCTCAGATCATTCAAGACCGCAGGATTTTCAGAAATATCACCAGCAGATTCTGCAATCATCTCACCAACAGCTGCAACATTTTTACCCTTATCCTTAACACCACCAGCAACAATTTCATCACCAACAGTAACATTCTCAACCACATTTTCTGAAACCACAACCTCATCAACAACAATGTGCTCCCCCTCAATTTGATTCTCCCCCTCAACAGCAGCTCTCTTATTCTTATCACCAGCAACCTCTGCATCATCAACtctctttcttttctccccctttttgacatcatccaccTGAAGAGAAGATATGATTTCCCAGATTTCAGCTTGTTGATTTTTTAAAGTAACCAAATCAGAAGCAAACCCTGTAAAACAACTTTCTACCCCATCAACTTTCTTTTCCAATACATCCAACCTGTCATTAAACATCACCACAGAATTTGAATTACCAGCACCACCCTGCAACTCCCCAACCAACCTCCTCACCTCCATCAACTCTGAttttgaaacaaaattattattaaagtttttaGAAAGATCAGACTGCACAACAGATAGTTTGTCATCAAACTTCTTAGTCAAATTAGTCAAAGCCTTATTCAAGCCAACCAATTCAACTGGTGCCCCAGTCTGACCTGCAGTGTCAATAGATGTGGGTATGGTTGGTATATCCTCATGACTTTCCTGTTGTGAAGAAAAGCAATCCTTGGATAAAGAAGGTGTTGAGGCCTGTACcacaccctgtgacatgagtgtggcattggcagcctgtgcaagagtGTGTAAGGATGACATGCTCTGGAAAGGTAGTGACAGACTTAAGTCTGAGGTAGAAGTAGGTTTGGCCATTTCAGTAGGTTGTTGAATTTGGTTtgatgagtccaggattgggacctcTGTTTGTAAGTTAACTGAGGGGGTTGCATCAGTAACTGTAATGTGGGTATCCAAGTTAACTAACCTATCAGGTTTGGTTAAGGTCAAAGCACTGCTTGcaacaacctctagcagaggtgaagaAACAGTACTAGCACCATCTTGCCTAGTGAATTGTAATGGTGAATTCACAGGTGCTGAATCATCTAAGGGTTCAAGTATGGTGGTATTCTCTGtatgaactggtgagttcataaggttgTTTGATGAAGATATTTGCTCAGTagcagtgggtgaagatgggttagaTTGAAGTGGTGTTTCTTCAACCATATCTTCAGCCTGCTCTGTTTGATTGACAATATGGGGTGGAGTAATTGGGGGGGTAGAAACTGAATGTTCAGATTCTGTTGAATGTTGTTGACCATTGTTGTGACCTTCTTCAGATTCTGATTGCTCAGATCCTGAAGAAGATGCCCCTTCAGATTCTGATTGCTCAGGatctgcaggttggtctgcacggcccaaattgacccaatgcatcatagcAGCTGTAAGAGGGACTTCTTGACCATCATCAATGTGCCTATGAAACATTTTGACACTGCATTCAGGTAAATACCTGTACTCATAGACATTAAAAGTTTGCAAACCATTGTACAAAATTGGTGTCATTGCTTGTTCAAACATTAGACTCATAAATCTTATGAATGGCACATTGTGATCTCTTAAAGGTTTTTCAGTAAGCACTAAGAGTTCATTAAAATACAGACGTGCAAAGTCTATATTTCTCCCTGTTACCATGGCATCAAAAATATGAGCCTCAAAATCATTTATTTCAGTTAGACTCCCACATTTAAAACTCAAACTTCTGATTATATTTGACAATAGAAACATCCACCTTGGACTGAACATACTGATTTTGACACTAGAATTGGTTAAGGGCTGACCAACTAGGTTAAAACAATTTCGTACAGCAGATTTTGCTGCTGTTCGAACAAAATTCTCATTAAAAGGAAGGTTTAAAGCAGCCCTtaaatgattttcagtaattgTTAAGGTGTTGTTACCATTCCTGTAAGTACCAGTAATTGACCTTGCTTCTCTGTTCCCATTACAAGTGTACCAGAACTCAGCCAGCATCTCAGGATACATCACCGTTGTCTTAAAGAAGGCATCCTTCAAAGGATGATTCCTCATAAACAGCATCAATTCCTCATATCCCTCATTAGCAAACCCTTCTGGAATTCTACCACAAGCTACCCTATTGTTCACCGATACCTGTACCTCCTTATTACCTCTAAAATCCTTTGCTCGATGCATCCTTTCAGTTGGTTCCAGAACAAAAGGGATGAATTTCATGTTCGCCATTGTAATCGCAAGAGAATTTCGAAAAACAGATGAGGGTTTTGAGATGATCGACTGATTTgacaaaaaaatttaaaatttaaacccTATTAAATAATTCTGACACCGCCAAAAATTTTACCATTTACCTCCTCAAAAAGTTACAGTTTTGACCCTTTTattataagaaatagaataaagaaaaaatAAACTTACCTAAAACagaacaagaaaaaaaaaaaaaactttatttgactcAAGATAGAAAATAATTTACACAAAATTACATCAAAAATACACCAGAGTCACACCATCTCAGACTCTGAAATAGCATTACCTCATCCAGACTCATTAAAACATCAGACTCCGGAAGAGTCATCACTAGACAACATTTCActagatggatttaacattccaagttgtccaagaagataaaaatgcctttcttcattaagtgccttagtaaaaatatctgccaattgatcctttGTACCAATATGCTTCAAATacactttgcccttttcaacacaatcccttataaaatgatgtctgatttcaatgtgctttgttcttgagtgaaacactggattctcagtaatagcaattgcactctcATTGTCACACATGATTGGAGTGTTGGACAATGtcaacccaaaatccaaaagttgatgttgcatccaaagtaattgagcacagcagcttcctgcagcaacatattcagcttctgctgtagaAGTAGCAACAGAGTTTTGCTTCTTACTAGACCAGCTAACCAGTTTTCCACCTaacaattgacatccaccagaagtgcttttcctgtctaacttgcaacctgcatagtctgcatctgtgtaaccaattagatcaaaccctgagtctttgggataccaaagacccaggttaggggtaccttttaagtacctaaaaatcctTTTCACAGCTTTGTAATGAGACTCCTTAGGGtcagattggtaacgtgcacaaagacatgtagcaaacattatatcaggtctacttgcagttaagtataacaaagatccaatcaaacctctataggttgattgacaagtgggtTTACCAGACTCATCCTTATCAAGTTTTTCAGAAATGCTCATTGGTGTTCTTATAGAAGAACAATTTTTGAAACCATATTTGTCTAACATGTTAGCAATATAGTTACTCTGGTTTATAAAAATACCCTCAGAACTTTGTtttatttgcaacccaagaaaatagtttaatgtacacaaattactcattctatactcttTTGACATAATATCAGAAAACCATTTTCCCAAGTTAGGATTAGTAGACCCAAATATAATGTCATctacataaatttgaacaagtagcacatcacctttgtcctttttgacaaacaaagtcttgtcaatagctcctctggaaaaattattttctagaagaaatgttgacaaggtatcataccaggctcttggagcttgcttcagaccatacaatgcctTTTTCAATTTGTAAACATGTTTTGGAAATTTCTTACTTAcataaccaggaggttgtttcacatacacctcttcttgcaaaactccattcaagaaagcactcttcacatccatttgagatACCTTAAACCCTTTGTGAGCAGCATGAGACaaaaacaatctgatagcttcaattctagccacaggagcaaaagtctcatcataatctatccCTTCTTCTTGCctgtacccttgagcaaccaaccttgccttatttctgataacaataccatctttatccacCTTGTTCCTGAATACCCATTTTGTGCCAATGATAGTTTTATCAtcaggctttggaaccaattcccatacttcattcctttcaaactctgtaagttcttcagtcatagcctcattCCAGTCATCATCACCTAGTGCCTCATCAATCTTCTTAGGCTCAATAAGTGAAAGAAAACTTGAAAACAAACAGAAATTAGCTATGGCAGATTCAGACACAGCAGCCTGATTAGAAGAACTAGTCTTGGGTAACCCTGTAGTATCCACAACATAATCATCAAGATGCTTTGGATGAACTATgcttcttgaagatcttctgatagGTACAATGGGATCTGAGGTGGTATCTGATGATTGGCCACTCTCTTGATTAACAACAATCTCTTCTTCTTGTGTAGATTCTTCTGTATGAACACCTTCagcaataatatttttagagtctgACCACTGTTCAtcagactcagactctgaatccagagtctgaacaatGTTCTCTGAAATTAACTTAGACATTTCTTCAAGTGCAGAATTCTCAGAATTGGATGATTGATCCATTTCTAAGGAgctttcatcaaaagaaacattgatagattcttcaatcttcattctcctctgattgtaaactctataagctttagatacagaagaatatcccataaaaataccttcatcagactttggcttcatcttatcaagctgatctctttgatttaaaatgtagcacttacacccaaaaacttgaaaataatgaatagtaggcacctttttgtgatataactcataaggagttttaccatgtttcttcacaatcagtgacctattttgagtgtaacatgctgtgtttacagcttcagcccagaaccttAAAGCTACATTCGATTGACATAGCATAGTTCTAGCTGCTTCAATAagggttctgtttcttctttcagcaactccattctgttgaggagtTCTTACAGCAGAGaagttttgaccaattccagattcttcacaaaaatcaattaaagtaacatttttgaactcagtaccatgatcacttcttaactGTTTAACAAGAATACCCTTTTGAACCTGCTCTCTTTTGATCAAcctgatgatttcttcaggagcatcactctttgcagccaagaaaataacccaagtaaatctggaatactcatcaacaatcacaAGAGTATACCTTTTTCCACCCAAACTACTAGtattcattggaccaaacagatccatatgaagcatgtgaagtggatcacAAATGGTAGCCAGGGTTTTTGAAGGAAACTTGGTTTTGgtttgtttacccataatacaagcagaacatgGCTTATCTTTCTTAAAGGGTTGCTGTGGAAGACCTCTCACCAATTTCTTCTTAGACAGCTCATTTATATTCTTAAAATTAAGATGagaaagtcttttatgccacagccAATTTAGCTCATTTACAGTCTGAGAATACAAACATGTCTCAATACCAGAATTAACAGAATTCAGATCCAATACATACACATTCTGATGTCTCCAGGCCACAAGTGTTGGCCTACCttttggatcataaataataccagctttctttctgattcttatttcacagtcttcatcagcaatttgactaacacttagcagattatgcatCAACCCTTCAACTAAGGCAACTTTCATCAAAGTAACACTACCAGCTTTCACAGTACCATAACCAACtgtctttgcaacagaattatcaccatatctcacAGGAGGACCCTTCTCTTCTACAAACTCTACAAGAtgttctttgcatccagtcatatgtcttgagcagccactatccagataccacttactaccctgctacacaagacacaaacaacTACACAATTAATTCTTGgagggaacccacttttcagtgggttcaataGGAGAATCTTTTACTCTCCATACAAAAGCTTTGTtaccaatccagatcaacttgtcTTTAACAGATTTCAAAACACTTTCACTTTCACAGACTTTGGGTTTCCAACACTTTTCAATTCTCTTTGGAAGACAACATGTACTCTTAACAGGAGATTTCTCTTTACTTTTGATTACATTATTAAGTTTTGAAATTTCCTTTTTAAGTTTTCGAATAGTCTTAGTCTGTTTGGACTTTGACTTTCTTTTTGACCTTTTAGAATCTGGACTGGTACTAGTAACAGAAGATAAATCAGATATGTCCTTGCAACTTGACTCATGGGTGATAGACTCCTGGTCAGAACATTCACTTTTAATTTTCAAAtctaaactgttagagtctgaagatTTCTCAAGTTCAGACTCTGATTGACTTTTACTTTCTGACCAGTTAGAGTCTGATGGTAACAAAATTTCAGACTCTAAAGGATCTCTGCTCTCAAGTACAATGATGTCTAAAGGCTCAACAGGATCTAATGATTTTACAAAAGCATTTGTCAAAATCTTTTTATCACCATCAAACTTTACAAAAGTATCTGGTAAAATATCAGGTTTAAATCTATTAGGATCAGCTTCCACATTATTgtctaatatgtagttttcacctaataTAGCCTTAACATCAtctggaatttgtttggcaatagcatcagaattctttttagaagatacacaccaagatctACAAATTGACTCATAAtgttttgaccttttaattgatcttcctaattctgtatttaatcttttagtttcttcagCATATGCCATTTTATAAGTGTCTAATTCAGCCTCACACGATTTTAAtcctttaatttcagcatctttttcCATAATTGACTGTTTAAGATCAaagatttgtgttcttaacctatcaatgtcttctaaacaccacttaaagtcaagcaacaagtactgaaacattctcactttttcattatcaaaatagttcacaaagttttgtaccttataggcagaaatTTTATTACAAGAACTATCcatatccatcttctcaatagccTTCAGATCCTCTTCAAAATTACTGGATCCACCAACCATTTCAGTTAAAGCCATAAAACACTTGTCTTCCTCATCATCTGATGATGAATCTTCATCCTCCCATGTTTCAGTATACAAAGCCTTCTCCTGTTCTTTACCCTTTGCCTTCTCAGCTTCATTCTTTAATTTCTTGTACTTCAACttgtactttcttgctttgtcaacagacttgtAGGAATCTGAACCTCCTTCAACCTTAGACCAGCAATCAGCAGCTATATGCCCTATCTTACCACACTTGAAACacttagctttctttggatcaaatgAACTCTTACCTTTACCCTTCTTAAAACCAAACTTTCTTTGCTCAACTCTCTGAGCCAAAAGAGCTATCTGGGCCTCCagatcatcatcttcctcatcttcttcagattcactatcatcagaagtttcatcatcCTCAGATTCAACCTTACTAGAGTAACTGGAGAACAACTGTTTGTTCTTCTTTGTAGTAGCCACCAAAGCTGCCTCTGGATCTTTAGCAACCTTCTTAacattgatcttgttcttcaacTGTGTTTCTTCAAAATTTGATAGAATACCAAACAACTCACTTAGCTCATACCCTTCAATCTTCTCACTTATTACCATAGAAGTAATAACcgattcaaagtttgaaggtagtaattcaatgaacttttgacacaaaaCTTGTTGTGTCTTTTCTataccaacactttcaagatcatttatcaaAACCTGAAACCTTGAGTGGAGATCACTTAAGGATTCTTTAGGCTCAGCAGCAAAGTTTTCATAGCATCTGATCAGATTCTTTCTCTTTtgagtcttaacaactgtgacTCCTTCATAATCATTAAGTaaaagatcccacatagctttagcagtcttggcatgactAATTTTCCTGAGAATAGGAACAGTGACAGCATTACCAATAATACTTCTTATTTTGCTGTCAAGCTTAAACTTTATAGCTTCTGCTTCTGTCCATCTTTCTCTTGGAGTTGAACGAAAATaagcaggttgtgcagcaacagtatctgaTCCAGGAACAGCATCGACCATTTGACCTGGTGTAATGGGTCCTGTGGTAAGGACAGTTTCTGCATCTTCATGAACAGATCCAAGAAACCATAGAACTTTTAGCTTCcatgttgcaaagtctgtgccatcaaaaatcggcacaccttttccagccatgACTGGAGTAACAATTGTACTGGTAGACATCTTGATTTCTTCAAAGATGAAAAATAGATCGTTTTAAAGATTACCTTTGACGGATTTACAccttacccgctctgataccagttattagttcac includes these proteins:
- the LOC139852091 gene encoding E3 ubiquitin-protein ligase SINAT2-like; amino-acid sequence: MSSPIRQCPNGHTFCPMCITRLKSCCPVCRLKIGSIRCLALEKVAEPLSLSKPYELAYDCPYSGSKCSIKGSITRLVTHLKDDHNVDNFDMSRGSVFEYSYVQLQEKDNVKGMLLVCNRYSDHFCYQFEDFLLGAVPCYIAFIRFMGEDTEAKRFSYSLEISGNGRRLTWEGVVRSIRDSNNEICDSLDGLVIPRNLVKLFSDREEQQIKLEVRACIQRK